The Pseudomonas sp. R4-35-07 nucleotide sequence TCTACGGCAGCTCTGCCACCGAGCTCAAGCGTAGAGGCAAAAAGCTGCTGCAGGTGGCCAACGACAACGAGCCTGAGCAACTGTTCACGCGCTCCCAGGACCCGGCTCCGGAGGGCGCACCACTGGGCGCCAACTTCGAGCGGGCGCTTTATGCGGCGTACCTGGGCGGAGACTGGAAGATCACCGACGGTGTCGGTAATGGCGCCACGGTACAGTTCCAGGCCAACGGCAAAGTCGCCGGCCTGCCTGGCGCTGATCAGTATTCGCTGTGCCTGGCCGGGGATTGCGCCTCCATGAGCGGCGGCTACGACAGCCTTTGGCTGCAGGAGAATGGCGTGGGCAACCCGTGGATCTTTGCGCGCAAGGGCAAGCAGCTGGAAATCTTCCAGGCGATCAACACTGCGCAAGCCGATGAAGTGCCGTCCTTCACGCCTGGCCCGCGCCAGTGGTTGCTTGAAAAGCAATAACCGCTGCGACACAGATCCAAATGTGGGAGGGGGCTTGCCCCCGATAGCGTTTCTTCAGTCAACCTCTCTTTGGCTGACACACCGTTATCGGGGGCTAGTCCCCTCCCACATTTTGTCCGTCGTTCAACCTTTCAAAATGGCTGCATAGCCTTCGCGATAAGTCGGATAGGTCGGCTTCCAGCCCAGCGCCTTGATGCGCGCATTGCTGCACTGCTTGCTGCCCGCACGCCGCACACTGGCGTCCTCGGACCACTCCGTCACGCCCAGATACTCGCGCAACCAACCCACCACCTCGGCCAATGGCGCCGGCGCATCGTCGACCCCGATATAAACCTTGTCCAGCGAACCGCCCTGCTCCACATGCCGCAACAAAAACGCCAACACGCCCGCAGCGTCATCGGCGTGAATCCGGTTGCCATATAAAGGCGGGTCGACGGCTACGCGATAACCCTGCCGAACCTGTGTCAGCAGCCACTCGCGGCCTGGACCATAAATGCCGGTCAGCCGCACGACGCTCGCGGGGATGCCACTATTGAGTGCCACTTGCTCGGCTTCGAGCATGACTTGGCCGGAATAACCCTTCGCCTGAGTTTCAGAGGTTTCGTCGACCCACTCGCCATTCTGCTGCCCATATACGCTGCTGCTGGACACAAACAGCAAATGCCTGGGCGTCTGGCCGTAATCGCCCAGCCACTCCAGCACATGCTGCAACCCCTGCACGTAGGCAGCGCGGTAACCGGCCTCATCGTGGTCGGTGGCCGCAGCGCAGTACACCAGGTAATCCACCCCGCCGATCGGCCAGGTATCGGGACAGGCTTTATCGAACAGATCACCGGCGATGCCGATCACGCCGCCGGGAAGGCGCGAAATATCGCGGCGCAGGCCATGCACCTCCCATCCTGCGGCCAGCAATTGGCTAGCCAGCCGACTACCCACATCGCCGCAACCGGCAATCACAACAGAAGGCGCAGACATCATAAAACTCCATTCTCAAAGGCGCAGATTAGCCGCGCGAGAGGATCAACGGCCAGTAAAAAGCGAAATAAAGTAACAGTGCCACTTTAGTTAACAAGAATTACTTGCAATAATAACCACCCATTTGTCCTCGACCCACAGGGGTCTGGCAGGACGATCACCCATTCTTTTCTCTCAGGTCCGGCCAGCATGACACGTCATACAAACCCCGCTTCGCCAACCAAGCCTCACAGCCCATCCCGCGCGTGGCGTGCGATTGCTGCGATGCTGTTCAGCGTACTGCTGGCGCCGACCGCCGCCTTCGCTGATGCCACCGCACCTGCCGCGCCAGCCGCTGCCGAGCAGAATACCGCCACCCCGGCTGCGCCTGCCGCCGCGCCAACCGACCCGGCCCAGGCTGCAGCTCCTGCCGACGGCACTGGGGTAGTGCTGGAAGAAGACAACACCCTGGGCATGGCCCATGACCTGTCCCCGTGGGGCATGTACCAGAACGCCGACGTGGTGGTGAAAGCCGTGATGATCGGCCTGGCTATCGCCTCCATCATTACCTGGACCATCTGGATCGCCAAAGGCTTCGAGCTGCTGGGCGCCAAGCGTCGTCTGCGCACTGAAATCGTCCACTTGAAAAAGGCCGCCACCCTCAAGGAAGCCAGCGAGACGGCAACCAAGAAGGGCACACTGGCCAACACACTGGTGCACGATGCGTTGGAAGAAATGCGCCTGTCGGCCAACACCCGCGAAAAAGAAGGCATCAAGGAACGCGTCAGCTTCCGCCTGGAGCGCCTGGTGGCCGCTTGCGGTCGCAACATGAGCAGTGGCACCGGCGTACTGGCGACCATCGGTTCCACCGCCCCCTTCGTCGGCCTCTTCGGTACCGTGTGGGGCATCATGAACAGCTTCATCGGCATCGCCAAAACCCAGACCACCAACCTCGCCGTGGTTGCTCCCGGCATCGCCGAAGCCTTGCTGGCTACCGCCCTGGGCCTGGTTGCCGCGATCCCAGCGGTGGTGATCTACAACGTCTTCGCCCGTTCGATCGCCGGCTACAAGGCCCAGGTATCGGACGCGTCGGCAGAAGTCCTGCTGCTGGTCAGCCGCGACCTCGATCACCTGCCTACCGAGCGCAGCTCGCAACCGCACATGGTGAAAGTGGGGTAATCGGCCATGGGCCTGCATTTGAATCAAGGCGACGACGAGCTCGTCGAGAATCACGAAATCAACGTCACGCCGTTTATCGACGTGATGCTGGTGCTGCTGATCATCTTCATGGTGGCAGCACCGTTGGCTACCGTGGACATCAAGGTTGACCTTCCCGCGTCCAGCGCCAAGCCGGCGCCACGCCCGGAGAAGCCGATTTTTCTCAGCGTGAAGGCCGACCAGCGCCTGTTCCTGGGCGAAGAAGAAGTCAAGGCTGAAACCCTGGGGCCGGTGCTCGATGCCAAGACCCAGGGCAAGAAAGACACGACCATCTTCTTCCAGGCCGACAAGGGTGTGGACTACGGCGACCTGATGAGCGTGATGGACGCCTTGCGGGCAGCCGGCTACCTCAAGGTAGGCCTGGTCGGACTTGAGACGGCAGCCAAGAAATGATCACGACGCGCCACAAACTGACGCGTTATGGCAGCAGCCTCGCAGTCGTGCTGGGCGTGCATGCCGTCGCGATCATCATCGCGCTTAAATGGTCCGCGCCCCAGGCGATCCCGTTGCCTCCGGCCGCGATGGTCATCGACTTGGCGCCCCTGCCGGCGCCACCGCCACCGCCTGCACCGCCCAAGGTCGTTGCGCCACCGCCACCACCGGTCGAAGAGCTGCCGCTGCCGAAGTTGGCCGAGGCGCCCAAGCCGACGATCCAGGTGCCTAAACCGGTCAAGCCCAAACCCAAGCCACAACCGCCCAAGCCGGTGGAGAAAAAGCCCGAGCCGCCCAAGGAGAAACCTTCCGAGGAGCCACCGAGCGACACGCCGCCGAGCAACGCGCCTGCGCAGAAATCCGCCCAGCCCGCTCCCGGCCCGTCGGCGCAACAGCTTGCCGCCCAGGCCTCCTGGCAAAGCACCCTGCTGGCGCACCTGCAAAAGTACAAGAAGTACCCGCCGGGCGCCCAGCAACGTGGCAAGGAAGGCATGAACCGCTTGCGCTTCGTGGTCGACGGCGAAGGCAATGTGTTGTCCTACGAGTTGGAGGGCCGCTCCGGCAACGCCGACCTGGACCGCGCCACGCTGGAGATGATCCGTAAGGCTCAACCCCTGCCCAAACCACCGGCCGACCTGTTGAAAAACGGCAGTGTGGAGCTCGTCGCACCGTTCGTTTACAACATCGATAAACGTCGCCGCTAGCAGGGCAATGTGGAAGGGGGCTGGCTCCCTTCCACATTCAGCGGCAGCGAATCAGCAAAATTACCGACAGTCCTCGCTCAATCCCCAGCAAAGTTCTGATAACGTGCGTCTATCGATTGCAGCCGGTATGCTTGGCTCGCAACCTCATGGACGCCCGCTATGACTCTTACAGAATTACGCTACATCGTGACCCTCGCCCAAGAACAGCACTTCGGCCACGCGGCCGAGCGTTGCCACGTCAGCCAGCCGACGCTGTCGGTGGGCGTGAAAAAGCTCGAAGACGAACTCGGTGTGCTGATTTTCGAGCGCAGCAAGAGCGCCGTGCGCCTCACCCCGGTGGGCGAAGGCATTGTTGCCCAGGCCCAGAAGGTGCTGGAACAAGCGCAAAGCATTCGCGAGCTAGCCCAGGCCGGCAAGAACCAGCTGACCGCACCGCTCAAGGTCGGCGCCATCTACACTGTCGGCCCGTACCTGTTCCCCCATCTGATCCCGCAACTGCACCGCGTCGCGCCGCAAATGCCGTTGTATATCGAAGAAAACTTCACCCACGTGCTGCGCGACAAACTGCGCAACGGCGAGCTGGACGCGATCATCATCGCCTTGCCGTTCAACGAGGCGGACGTGTTGACCCTGCCGCTCTACGACGAGCCGTTCTACGTACTGATGCCCGCCTCGCACCCGTGGACGCAGAAGGAAACCATCGACGCCGGCCTGCTCAATGACAAGAGCCTGCTGCTGCTCGGTGAAGGCCACTGCTTCCGCGACCAAGTGCTGGAAGCCTGCCCGACCCTGACCAAAGGCAACGACGGCGCCAAGCACACCACGGTGGAATCCAGCTCCCTGGAGACCATTCGCCACATGGTCGCGTCCGGCCTGGGTATTTCGATCCTGCCGTTGTCGGCGGTAGACAGCCATCACTACGCCCCCGGCGTAATCGAAGTGCGCCCACTTACGCCGCCGGTGCCCTTCCGCACGGTGGCAATCGCCTGGCGCGCCAGCTTTCCACGGCCAAAAGCGATTGAGATCCTCGCCGACTCGATCCGCCTGTGCTCGGTGGCCAAGCCGCCTGCTGCGAGCTAAGTAACCGTATGACTGAGCTGTCGCAGGTGCCGGTGACGGCACTCAAGGGTGTCGGTGAGGCCATGGCCGAGAAACTCGCCAAAGTCGGCCTGGAAAACCTTCAGGACGTGCTGTTCCATCTGCCGCTGCGTTATCAGGATCGTACCCGCGTCGTGCCCATCGGCCACTTGCGTCCCGGCCAGGACGCGGTGATCGAAGGCACCGTCAGCGGCGCCGACGTGGTAATGGGCAAGCGCCGCAGCCTGGTGGTGCGCCTGCAGGACGGCACCGGCGGCCTGAGCCTGCGCTTCTACCATTTCAGCAATGCGCAGAAAGAAGGCCTCAAGCGCGGTACCCGCGTGCGTTGCTACGGCGAAGCGCGTCCGGGGGCCTCGGGCCTGGAGATCTACCACCCGGAGTACCGCGCCATTACCGGCGACGAACCACCGCCGGTGGACACCACCCTCACGCCGATCTACCCGCTGACCGAAGGCCTTACCCAGCAACGCCTGCGCCAGTTGTGCATGCAAACCCTGACGATGCTCGGCCCGCAAAGCCTGCCCGACTGGCTGCCGCTGGAGCTGGCCCGCGATTATCAGCTGGCGCCTCTGGCGGATGCGATTCGCTACCTGCATCACCCGCCGGCCGACGCCGATGTGGACGAACTCGCCCTCGGCCATCACTGGGCGCAGCATCGCCTGGCCTTCGAAGAACTGCTGACCCATCAACTGTCCCAGCAGCGCCTGCGCGAAAGCATGCGCTCGCTGCGCGCACCGGCGATGCCTAAAGCCACGCGCCTGCCCGCGCAATACCTGGCCAATCTGGGCTTCGCACCGACCGGCGCGCAGCAACGCGTCGGCAATGAAATCGCCTACGACCTCAGCCAGCAGGAACCGATGCTGCGCCTGATCCAGGGCGATGTGGGCGCGGGCAAGACCGTGGTCGCCGCCCTCGCCGCCTTGCAGGCCCTGGAAGCCGGTTACCAGGTCGCGTTGATGGCGCCCACGGAAATTCTCGCTGAGCAACACTTCATCACCTTCAAACGCTGGCTCGAGCCGCTGGGGCTGGAAGTCGCGTGGCTGGCCGGCAAGCTCAAGGGCAAGACGCGCGCAGCGGCGCTGGAGCAGATTGCCGGCGGCACGCCGATGGTGGTGGGCACCCATGCGCTGTTCCAGGATGAAGTGCAGTTCAAGAACCTGGCCCTGGTGATCATCGACGAACAGCACCGCTTTGGCGTGCAACAGCGCCTGGCCCTGCGCCAGAAAGGCGTGGGTGGGCGCATGAACCCGCACCAGTTGATCATGACCGCCACGCCAATCCCACGCACCCTGGCCATGAGTGCCTACGCCGACCTCGACACCTCGATCCTCGACGAACTGCCGCCCGGCCGTACGCCGGTCAACACCGTGCTGGTCACCGACACGCGACGCGTCGAAGTGATCGAACGCGTGCGCGGCGCCTGCGCCGAAGGCCGCCAGGCGTATTGGGTGTGTACGCTGATCGAAGAGTCCGAGGAGCTGACCTGCCAGGCCGCCGAAACCACCTATGAAGACCTCACCAGTGCCCTGGGCGAGCTCAAGGTCGGGCTGATCCACGGCCGTATGAAACCTGCCGAAAAAGCTGCAGTGATGGCCGAGTTCAAGGCCGGCAACCTGCAACTGCTCGTGGCCACTACTGTGATCGAGGTCGGCGTGGACGTGCCCAACGCCAGCCTGATGATCATTGAAAACCCCGAACGCCTGGGCTTGGCCCAACTGCACCAGTTGCGCGGCCGCGTCGGCCGAGGCAGCGCCGCCAGCCATTGCGTGCTGCTGTATCACCCGCCGCTGTCGCAGATCGGCCGCCAGCGGCTGGGCATCATGCGCGAAACCAACGACGGCTTTGTCATCGCCGAAAAAGACCTCGAGCTGCGCGGCCCGGGAGAAATGCTCGGTACCCGCCAAACCGGTCTGCTGCAATTCAAGGTCGCCGACCTGATGCGCGACGCCGACCTGTTGCCCGCAGTGCGCGATGCGGCGCAAGCGCTGCTGGAACGCTGGCCTGAGCATGTCAGCCCGCTGCTCAACCGCTGGCTGCGGCACGGGCAGCAATACGGCCAAGTGTGACAGCCGACTCACTTATCCGACCTACACCTCTACCAAGCTGGTTATACTCCAATGAATGAAAAAAATTGGATCAGGCCATGTCAGAAGTTGCCCTCGCTACCGCCCCACTGACCGCCCCGCCGGTCATTCGGGCGTTGCTCGCAAAGCTCGCCATCCCCTACACGGAAGTCGCCGAACAGACGGGCCTGAACCCTGCGCGAAAGGTCCAGGCGGTACTGCTCGAAGATGCCGTTGGCGCGCTCATGGTGCTGTTCCCCCAAAGCCAGTTGCTCGACCTCAACCGCCTTACCGAGCTCACCGGTCGGCGCCTCACCGCCGTGGCGCCGGAGCGCGTCGAGCGCATGCTGGGCAAGCATGAGCTGAACCTGCTGCCGGGCCTGCCGCCGCTCACCAGTTCGCCGTGCCTGTATGAAGGCAGCCTGCTCAACGAGCCGAGTCTATTGGTGCATTCGGGCGAAGCCGGGTTGCTGCTGGAAATCGCCAGCGAGCACTTCAAGACCATGCTGACCAAGGCCAGTGCGGCTCAGTTCGGCGAGCCCCTGAGCAACATTCGCCCCAACCTCGACCGCCCCAATGATGACCGTGAGGAAATCACCCAGGCGATGCAGGCATTCACTGCCCGCCGTATTCAGCAACGCCTGGAAGCGACCATCGAGATTCCGCCACTGGCCGACACCGCGCAGAAGATCATCAAGCTGCGTGTCGACCCCAACGCCACCATCGACGACATCACCGGCGTGGTGGAAACCGACCCGGCCCTGGCCGCCCAAGTGGTGAGCTGGGCGGCGTCGCCCTACTACGCTTCGCCGGGCAAGATCCGCTCGGTGGAAGACGCCATCGTGCGCGTGCTGGGCTTCGATCTGGTGATCAACCTGGCGCTGGGCCTGGCCCTGGGTAAAACCCTGAGCCTGCCCAAGGACCGCCCGCATCCGTCCACGCCGTACTGGCACCAGTCGATCTACACCGCCGCCGTGATCGAAGGCCTGACCCGCGCCATGCCCCGCGCCCAGCGCCCGGAAGCCGGCCTGACCTACCTGGCAGGGTTGCTGCACAACTTTGGTTACCTGCTGCTGGCCCATGTGTTCCCGCCGCACTTTTCGCTGATCTGCCGCCACCTGGAGGTCAACCCGCACCTGTGCCACAGTTACGTGGAACAACACCTGCTGGGCATCAGCCGCGAGCAGATCGGCGCCTGGCTGATGCGTTACTGGGACATGCCGGACGAACTGTCCACCGCCCTGCGCTTCCAGCACGACCCGAGCTATGACGGGCAGTACGCCGAATACCCGAACCTGGTGTGCCTGGCCGTGCGCCTGTTGCGCAGCCGAGGAATCGGTTCCGGGCCGGATGAAACCATCCCGGATGCACTGCTCGAGCGCCTGGGCTTGAGCCGGGAAAAGGCTGAAGACGTGGTCGGCAAGGTGCTGGATGCCGAGGTGTTGTTGCGCGAACTAGCCTCGCAGTTCAGCCAGCACTGAACCTGATCATTCCCACGCTCCGCGTCACCACTTAAGAGCGGACGCGGAGCGTCCAAAGCGGCATTCCCACGCAGAGCGTGGGAACGATCACTGAACGCTTACTTCTTTTTCTTCGGCTTCAGATACTTGGTCAACCCCTGGAACCAGATCACCAGCCCCGGGTTGCCCTTGATCTGGATCGATTTGTCCTGAATCCCCGTCATGAACGCCAGTTGCTTGTTCTTCGCCTGCATCGTGGCGAAGCCGTAGGCGGCGTCTTTGAAGGCAATCGCAAACGCCGGCTCAGGGTGTACACCCGAGCGGCTAGTGATGCGTTGGTCTTTGACGATGAAGTGACGGGCAACCTTGCCGTCGAGGGTCTGCAGCTGGAAGGCCAGGTCTTTGTCACCTAGCTGCTGCTGGAAGGCGGGGTTGGTGCGGCTGGCTTTGCCCATCATCAGGCCCAGCACCCACAGGAGAAGACGAAATTTCATGCACACGGCCTCGGTGTAATTATTGAGTGGCCGCAGCAGTGTAACGATTTGCAAACAGAACGCCACCGATCTCGCGCTTTAGCGGGAGATCGGTTGACGTTTAACGCTTATAGCAACAGGTTACTTAAACGTTAGGGCAAGGAACCGGGGCCCAGTCGGCCAGGTTTGGATCGCGGCAGCTGCCTTCGAGCTGAGCCTTGCCGGAGCTGGCGACCTGCTTGCTTTCAGCCTGCTTGGCCTGAACGGTCTGGATGCTCTTCTCGGTGGTCACCGCTTCTTTCGGCACGGTCGGGAGCACGGGTTTCTTGGCCGGCTTCACGGCTTTCTTGCCTTTGGCCGGAGTGACCACAGGCGTGGTGTCGGCGGTGGCCACGGTCACCACGTCGCTACGCTGCACGCCAACCTGCTGCAGGTCTTTCTCGTAGGCCTGGGTGTAGTTGTTAAGGTCTTCGCTGGCTTTGCCGTTGACTGCGACGATCAAGTCATTGGATTCCTTCAGGCCCGCAACGATTTCCGCCAGGCGCTTGCGGCCTTCGGTGTCGTTGACGGTCTTGGCCTTGCGGTCTGCGACCAGCTTGGTGAATGCGCTCTGGTAGCACTGTTGCGAAGCCTTGGCATAAGCAGTGCTGCGGTCGATGTCCGAGGCACTTTTGTTGAAGTCGGTGGAGTAGGAAGCGATGCGCTGGTTGTCATCGCTGATCTGCTTCTGACGCTCGGTGTAGTAGCCCGCCGCGCCACCCGCCAGGGCGCCGCCCGCTGCGCCGATAGCGGCGTTACGGCCGCGCTTTTCCTTGTCGCCGGTCAGGGCGCCCAGCAAGGCACCGCCGGCCGCGCCGATGGCTGCGCCGGTCACCACCGACTTGGTCATGTTCGAATCGGTAGCACGCAGGTGCTGCACCGGCTCGTAGCAGTTGGGGTAGTACTCAACCTTGGTGCTCGACGCGACCTTGGACGCAGGCGACGTTGCGCAACCGGTCAACACGGTACTGAAACCGGCCGCAATCAGCAGCAGGTGACGCTTGGAAACCGACTTACGGGAAAAAAGCATAGGTGTGATCTCTATTAAGTTTGACTTGCCCAGCACGGCCCACCGCCGCCTGAGTCCCTTCCAAGCTCGCTAGACAGCCAACGATCAAGACCGCTGACCGCTCGCTGCGAGCAATTCCTTCAAGATCGTCGCCGGGTCGGCCCGCTGTTGCTTGCGGTAGTTGCCGACATGGCGAACGAACAGTGTCGCGCGCGTCACCAGGCTCTTGCCAAGCACCGGCTTGCGATCCAACTCTTCCTTGATTCGTTGAAACTGGGCCTGGATCACCGCATCGGTGTAGCGCGTGCCGGTGGCCAGGTTGTCGATGTAGATCGCCACGGCGCCGTCCAGCGCGCTGCGCCCATTGGCGATGGCCATGTCGAACAGCTGCGCGCTGGCCTGGTCTTTGTTATCCACGGCCTGCTGGCGGCTCTTCTGCAGGTTGGCCAGGCGGATGTTGTAGTTGCTGATGGTCTCGGCCACCAACGCGGCGGACTGAATCAGGTTGCCTGCCGCTTCCTCGCGCTGCTGGGCGATCAGCGAAACGTTGCGCTTGAGCTCTTCGTTGACCAGCCCCAGTTCGGCCTGCAGCTTGGGGTCGACGCTGGCGGCGATGATGCTGTCCAGGCGCTTGGTCGGGTCCTGGGCGTCGTCGATGGCGTCGGTCAGCGACGCCAGGCGGCCTTCTTTCTGCCACTGCGCAAACAGCTCCTTGTAGCGCGAGCGCGGCGCCGACAGCGCGCCAATCGCCACGCGAAACCCGGTGGTCTCGTTGCTTTGCTCGGTGCCATCGGCGGCAAACAGCGGGTACTCGCGGCGCATGCCAGTGAACAAGGTGCCTTCGCCTTCCAGGTAATTGCCGCCCTTGACCACGAAGCCGCCATAGGTGCCCTGGCGGCGCCCGGCGTGCACCAGTTGGAAGGATTCCTGGACCATTTCCGCAGCGTTGCCGATCACATCGAACATCCCGATCGGGTTGGGCAGCTTGGTGCCGATAGGCATCAGCCGTGCCGCCTGGCCGGTGCCGCCGGCGACCTGGTTGAACACCGCGTAATCGCTCAGTGGACCGTCGTTTTCACTACCCTCGACGCGGCGCGGAAACAGGCGGCTTTCCAAGTCCTGGCGACTCACTGCCTGGCCACCGCGCGCGGCGAATTCCCATTCCACTTCGGTGGGCAAGCGCACAAAGCCCAGGCCGCCGTCTTCGGCCGAGGCCCCGCGCCCACTCACCGGCAGCAACTCGCGGTGGTATTTCATCA carries:
- a CDS encoding aminoacyl-tRNA deacylase and HDOD domain-containing protein, which gives rise to MSEVALATAPLTAPPVIRALLAKLAIPYTEVAEQTGLNPARKVQAVLLEDAVGALMVLFPQSQLLDLNRLTELTGRRLTAVAPERVERMLGKHELNLLPGLPPLTSSPCLYEGSLLNEPSLLVHSGEAGLLLEIASEHFKTMLTKASAAQFGEPLSNIRPNLDRPNDDREEITQAMQAFTARRIQQRLEATIEIPPLADTAQKIIKLRVDPNATIDDITGVVETDPALAAQVVSWAASPYYASPGKIRSVEDAIVRVLGFDLVINLALGLALGKTLSLPKDRPHPSTPYWHQSIYTAAVIEGLTRAMPRAQRPEAGLTYLAGLLHNFGYLLLAHVFPPHFSLICRHLEVNPHLCHSYVEQHLLGISREQIGAWLMRYWDMPDELSTALRFQHDPSYDGQYAEYPNLVCLAVRLLRSRGIGSGPDETIPDALLERLGLSREKAEDVVGKVLDAEVLLRELASQFSQH
- the exbB gene encoding tonB-system energizer ExbB, whose translation is MTRHTNPASPTKPHSPSRAWRAIAAMLFSVLLAPTAAFADATAPAAPAAAEQNTATPAAPAAAPTDPAQAAAPADGTGVVLEEDNTLGMAHDLSPWGMYQNADVVVKAVMIGLAIASIITWTIWIAKGFELLGAKRRLRTEIVHLKKAATLKEASETATKKGTLANTLVHDALEEMRLSANTREKEGIKERVSFRLERLVAACGRNMSSGTGVLATIGSTAPFVGLFGTVWGIMNSFIGIAKTQTTNLAVVAPGIAEALLATALGLVAAIPAVVIYNVFARSIAGYKAQVSDASAEVLLLVSRDLDHLPTERSSQPHMVKVG
- the recG gene encoding ATP-dependent DNA helicase RecG, which codes for MTELSQVPVTALKGVGEAMAEKLAKVGLENLQDVLFHLPLRYQDRTRVVPIGHLRPGQDAVIEGTVSGADVVMGKRRSLVVRLQDGTGGLSLRFYHFSNAQKEGLKRGTRVRCYGEARPGASGLEIYHPEYRAITGDEPPPVDTTLTPIYPLTEGLTQQRLRQLCMQTLTMLGPQSLPDWLPLELARDYQLAPLADAIRYLHHPPADADVDELALGHHWAQHRLAFEELLTHQLSQQRLRESMRSLRAPAMPKATRLPAQYLANLGFAPTGAQQRVGNEIAYDLSQQEPMLRLIQGDVGAGKTVVAALAALQALEAGYQVALMAPTEILAEQHFITFKRWLEPLGLEVAWLAGKLKGKTRAAALEQIAGGTPMVVGTHALFQDEVQFKNLALVIIDEQHRFGVQQRLALRQKGVGGRMNPHQLIMTATPIPRTLAMSAYADLDTSILDELPPGRTPVNTVLVTDTRRVEVIERVRGACAEGRQAYWVCTLIEESEELTCQAAETTYEDLTSALGELKVGLIHGRMKPAEKAAVMAEFKAGNLQLLVATTVIEVGVDVPNASLMIIENPERLGLAQLHQLRGRVGRGSAASHCVLLYHPPLSQIGRQRLGIMRETNDGFVIAEKDLELRGPGEMLGTRQTGLLQFKVADLMRDADLLPAVRDAAQALLERWPEHVSPLLNRWLRHGQQYGQV
- a CDS encoding helicase — its product is MKFRLLLWVLGLMMGKASRTNPAFQQQLGDKDLAFQLQTLDGKVARHFIVKDQRITSRSGVHPEPAFAIAFKDAAYGFATMQAKNKQLAFMTGIQDKSIQIKGNPGLVIWFQGLTKYLKPKKKK
- a CDS encoding energy transducer TonB codes for the protein MITTRHKLTRYGSSLAVVLGVHAVAIIIALKWSAPQAIPLPPAAMVIDLAPLPAPPPPPAPPKVVAPPPPPVEELPLPKLAEAPKPTIQVPKPVKPKPKPQPPKPVEKKPEPPKEKPSEEPPSDTPPSNAPAQKSAQPAPGPSAQQLAAQASWQSTLLAHLQKYKKYPPGAQQRGKEGMNRLRFVVDGEGNVLSYELEGRSGNADLDRATLEMIRKAQPLPKPPADLLKNGSVELVAPFVYNIDKRRR
- the exbD gene encoding TonB system transport protein ExbD, encoding MGLHLNQGDDELVENHEINVTPFIDVMLVLLIIFMVAAPLATVDIKVDLPASSAKPAPRPEKPIFLSVKADQRLFLGEEEVKAETLGPVLDAKTQGKKDTTIFFQADKGVDYGDLMSVMDALRAAGYLKVGLVGLETAAKK
- a CDS encoding SDR family oxidoreductase, which gives rise to MSAPSVVIAGCGDVGSRLASQLLAAGWEVHGLRRDISRLPGGVIGIAGDLFDKACPDTWPIGGVDYLVYCAAATDHDEAGYRAAYVQGLQHVLEWLGDYGQTPRHLLFVSSSSVYGQQNGEWVDETSETQAKGYSGQVMLEAEQVALNSGIPASVVRLTGIYGPGREWLLTQVRQGYRVAVDPPLYGNRIHADDAAGVLAFLLRHVEQGGSLDKVYIGVDDAPAPLAEVVGWLREYLGVTEWSEDASVRRAGSKQCSNARIKALGWKPTYPTYREGYAAILKG
- a CDS encoding SUMF1/EgtB/PvdO family nonheme iron enzyme gives rise to the protein MFKLLGACVALSLASLAWADEASDKLDNPKPLPDDVSLPLPCEGNMVFRYAYVLAQGTLDDREVSLGYPFAEGEAGYQQSFISGYRRDFINGQFTLKDLPKDWNTVIAPLMPKTDAKTPLKPMLYFIGKYEVTARQYAQVMSQAQSLASGEPAPACDAPEGMAGRLPKVKLSRFEAERFSAVYSAWLMKYHRELLPVSGRGASAEDGGLGFVRLPTEVEWEFAARGGQAVSRQDLESRLFPRRVEGSENDGPLSDYAVFNQVAGGTGQAARLMPIGTKLPNPIGMFDVIGNAAEMVQESFQLVHAGRRQGTYGGFVVKGGNYLEGEGTLFTGMRREYPLFAADGTEQSNETTGFRVAIGALSAPRSRYKELFAQWQKEGRLASLTDAIDDAQDPTKRLDSIIAASVDPKLQAELGLVNEELKRNVSLIAQQREEAAGNLIQSAALVAETISNYNIRLANLQKSRQQAVDNKDQASAQLFDMAIANGRSALDGAVAIYIDNLATGTRYTDAVIQAQFQRIKEELDRKPVLGKSLVTRATLFVRHVGNYRKQQRADPATILKELLAASGQRS
- a CDS encoding hydrogen peroxide-inducible genes activator, whose protein sequence is MTLTELRYIVTLAQEQHFGHAAERCHVSQPTLSVGVKKLEDELGVLIFERSKSAVRLTPVGEGIVAQAQKVLEQAQSIRELAQAGKNQLTAPLKVGAIYTVGPYLFPHLIPQLHRVAPQMPLYIEENFTHVLRDKLRNGELDAIIIALPFNEADVLTLPLYDEPFYVLMPASHPWTQKETIDAGLLNDKSLLLLGEGHCFRDQVLEACPTLTKGNDGAKHTTVESSSLETIRHMVASGLGISILPLSAVDSHHYAPGVIEVRPLTPPVPFRTVAIAWRASFPRPKAIEILADSIRLCSVAKPPAAS
- the tagQ gene encoding type VI secretion system-associated lipoprotein TagQ, which gives rise to MLFSRKSVSKRHLLLIAAGFSTVLTGCATSPASKVASSTKVEYYPNCYEPVQHLRATDSNMTKSVVTGAAIGAAGGALLGALTGDKEKRGRNAAIGAAGGALAGGAAGYYTERQKQISDDNQRIASYSTDFNKSASDIDRSTAYAKASQQCYQSAFTKLVADRKAKTVNDTEGRKRLAEIVAGLKESNDLIVAVNGKASEDLNNYTQAYEKDLQQVGVQRSDVVTVATADTTPVVTPAKGKKAVKPAKKPVLPTVPKEAVTTEKSIQTVQAKQAESKQVASSGKAQLEGSCRDPNLADWAPVPCPNV